One genomic region from Prionailurus bengalensis isolate Pbe53 chromosome C1, Fcat_Pben_1.1_paternal_pri, whole genome shotgun sequence encodes:
- the C1QA gene encoding complement C1q subcomponent subunit A, whose protein sequence is MEAPWGWLVVCVLATSLTFTVTQDVCRAPDGKAGAPGAPGRPGRPGLKGEQGEPGAPGIRTGIQGLKGDQGDPGPPGNPGNMGFPGPSGSLGLPGIPGVKGIKGNPGNIKDQPRPAFSAIRRNPPMSGNIVIFDTVVTNQEGPYHNNTGQFICAVSGYYYFTFQVVSKWDICLSIVSSGRDQAQRSLGFCDANGKGIFQTVSGSTILKLQRGDRVWIERDPAQGRIYQGPEVDSVFSGFLVFPSI, encoded by the exons ATGGAGGCCCCATGGGGCTGGCTGGTGGTCTGCGTGCTGGCCACATCCCTGACCTTTACAGTGACCCAGGATGTGTGCCGAGCACCAGATGGGAAGGCCGGGGCCCCAGGAGCGCCTGGCCGACCCGGACGGCCAGGCCTCAAGGGGGAGCAAGGGGAGCCAG gggcacctggcatCCGGACGGGCATCCAGGGCCTTAAAGGAGACCAGGGGGACCCTGGGCCCCCTGGAAACCCTGGCAACATGGGCTTCCCTGGGCCCAGTGGCTCCCTGGGTCTCCCTGGCATCCCGGGAGTGAAAGGCATCAAGGGCAACCCGGGCAACATCAAGGACCAGCCACGGCCAGCCTTCTCGGCCATCAGGCGGAACCCACCAATGAGTGGCAACATCGTCATCTTCGACACGGTCGTCACCAACCAGGAAGGCCCGTACCACAATAACACGGGCCAGTTCATCTGTGCTGTGTCGGGCTACTACTATTTCACTTTCCAGGTGGTGTCCAAGTGGGACATCTGCCTGTCCATCGTGTCCTCTGGGAGGGACCAGGCCCAGCGCTCCTTGGGCTTCTGTGACGCCAACGGCAAGGGAATCTTCCAGACGGTGTCCGGGAGCACGATTCTCAAGTTACAGCGCGGCGATCGGGTCTGGATCGAAAGAGACCCCGCCCAGGGCCGGATTTACCAGGGCCCTGAGGTGGACAGCGTCTTCAGTGGCTTCCTCGTCTTCCCATCCATCTGA
- the C1QC gene encoding complement C1q subcomponent subunit C has protein sequence MDTVSSSRPPLGLNLLVLLLVLPLGGQASTGCYGIPGMPGLPGAPGKDGHDGLPGPKGEPGIPAIPGTQGPKGQKGERGTPGHPGKNGPTGTAGSPGVPGLMGPPGEPGEEGRYKQKHQSVFTVTRQTSQYPTANSLVKFNVAITNPQGDYDTSTGKFTCRVPGLYYFVYHTSQTANLCVLLYQSGVRVTTFCDHLSNRKQVSSGGVLLQLQAGEQVWLAVNDYNGMVGTEGSDSVFSGFLLFPD, from the exons ATGGACACGGTGTCCAGCTCCAGGCCCCCCCTTGGACTAAACCTGCTGGTGCTCTTGCTGGTGTTGCCACTTGGGGGCCAGGCCAGCACAGGCTGCTATGGGATCCCCGGGATGCCAGGCCTGCCGGGGGCCCCAGGGAAGGACGGACACGATGGCCTGCCGGGGCCCAAGGGTGAGCCAG GAATCCCAGCTATCCCTGGAACTCAAGGACCCAAGGGTCAGAAGGGAGAACGCGGCACACCTGGGCATCCCGGGAAAAATGGCCCCACGGGAACGGCTGGTAGTCCAGGGGTTCCCGGCCTCATGGGACCCCCTGGAGAGCCGGGCGAGGAGGGCAGATACAAGCAGAAGCACCAGTCTGTCTTCACGGTCACACGGCAGACATCCCAGTACCCCACGGCCAACAGCCTGGTCAAGTTCAACGTAGCCATCACCAACCCGCAGGGCGATTATGACACAAGCACTGGCAAGTTCACCTGCAGAGTCCCGGGTCTTTACTACTTTGTGTACCACACGTCGCAGACGGCCAACCTGTGCGTGCTGCTGTACCAGAGTGGTGTCAGGGTGACCACCTTCTGTGACCACCTGTCCAACAGGAAGCAGGTCAGCTCGGGCGGTGTGCTGCTGCAGCTACAGGCGGGTGAGCAGGTGTGGCTGGCGGTCAATGACTACAACGGCATGGTGGGCACCGAAGGCTCGGACAGCGTCTTCTCTGGCTTCCTGCTCTTTCCTGACTAG